From the Lolium rigidum isolate FL_2022 chromosome 2, APGP_CSIRO_Lrig_0.1, whole genome shotgun sequence genome, one window contains:
- the LOC124691707 gene encoding mitogen-activated protein kinase 13-like has protein sequence MEFFTEYGEASQYQIQEVIGKGSYGVVAAAVDTHTGERVAIKKINGVFGHVSDATRILREIKLLRLLRHPNIVEIKHIMLPPTRREFRDIYVVFELMESDLDQVIKANGDLTPQHHQFFLYQLLRALKYMHAANIFHRDLKPKNILANSDCKLKICDFGLARASCNDAPSAIFWTDYVATRWYRAPELCGSFFSKYTPAIDIWSIGCIFAEVLTGTPLFPGRNVVHQLDLITDLLGTPSSETLSRIRNEKAKSYLIGMQRKYPKPFSLKFHNADPRALRLLERLLAFDPKDRPTAEEALADPYFGGLAKLKHEPWSHPISKLEFEFERRKLTKDDVRDLIYREILEYHPQMLHEYIEGGEQTSFLYPSGVDRFRQQFAHLEENYSRGEASTPLRRRHASLPRERVCISKGTNNQDYSNENRRTASSVIRTAISPPMSQEEGQKHASVYQNGTNIQNFCSACYLKNASTSASTCVVKGNEGLEKNGISEDLEEKVVYELSDRLAMMHS, from the exons ATGGAGTTCTTCACGGAATATGGGGAGGCAAGCCAGTATCAGATACAAGAGGTCATTGGCAAGGGAAGCTATGGAGTAGTTGCTGCAGCAGTAGATACCCACACTGGGGAGCGGGTTGCGATCAAAAAGATAAATGGCGTGTTTGGGCATGTCTCGGATGCCACCCGCATACTGCGGGAAATCAAGCTTCTTCGGCTGCTCCGCCACCCAAACATAGTTGAGATCAAGCACATCATGCTCCCCCCTACCCGAAGGGAGTTCAGAGATATTTATGTTGTTTTTGAGCTCATGGAGTCGGACCTAGATCAAGTGATCAAAGCAAATGGGGACCTCACTCCGCAACATCACCAGTTTTTCTTGTACCAACTTCTTCGTGCTCTCAAGTACATGCATGCAG CTAACATATTTCATCGTGACTTAAAACCAAAAAATATACTGGCCAATTCAGACTGCAAGCTAAAGATTTGTGACTTTGGGCTTGCACGCGCATCATGTAATGATGCCCCCTCGGCTATATTTTGGACT GACTATGTGGCTACAAGGTGGTACCGTGCTCCTGAACTATGTGGTTCATTTTTCTCCAAA TACACCCCTGCAATTGATATTTGGAGCATAGGGTGCATATTTGCTGAAGTTCTCACTGGAACACCATTATTTCCTGGGAGGAATGTCGTGCACCAATTAGATCTAATAACAGATCTTCTTGGAACTCCATCATCCGAAACCTTATCCCGG ATTCGCAATGAGAAGGCAAAGTCATATTTAATCGGTATGCAGAGGAAATATCCTAAACCCTTTTCTCTTAAGTTTCATAATGCTGATCCTCGGGCTCTGCGTCTTCTAGAGCGTTTACTCGCATTTGACCCTAAAGATCGACCTACTGCTGAAGAG GCTTTAGCTGATCCATATTTTGGAGGACTTGCTAAGTTGAAACATGAGCCTTGGTCACATCCTATTTCAAagcttgagtttgaatttgagagAAGGAAGCTAACGAAGGATGATGTAAGAGATCTGATTTATCGAGAG ATTTTGGAGTACCATCCACAGATGCTTCATGAGTATATCGAAGGTGGAGAACAAACTAGTTTCCTCTATCCAAG CGGGGTTGATCGTTTCAGACAGCAGTTTGCGCACCTTGAGGAGAACTATAGCAGAGGAGAAGCAAGTACTCCACTGAGGAGACGACATGCATCTTTACCGAG GGAAAGAGTATGTATATCAAAGGGTACCAATAATCAAGACTATAGCAATGAAAACAGGAGGACGGCATCTTCTGTTATCCGAACTGCCATAAGCCCCCCAATGTCACAAGAAGAGGGGCAGAAACATGCATCTGTTTATCAAAATGGCACAAACATTCAGAATTTCTGTTCAGCGTGCTACTTGAAGAATGCTAGCACCAGTGCTTCCACTTGTGTTGTCAAAGGGAATGAAGGCCTAGAG AAAAATGGTATCTCTGAGGACTTAGAAGAGAAGGTGGTCTATGAATTGTCAGACAGGCTAGCCATGATGCACTCCTAA